The Cyclobacteriaceae bacterium DNA segment TGAAAACATGCGCATTTACCTCGATAACGCGGCTACCACCCCTCTCGACCCCGAAGTTTTTGAAGCCATGAAGCCCTTCATGCTCGAAGATTTTGGCAATCCATCCTCTACACATGCCCACGGGCGCAAGGTGCGCGCGGCCATCGAGTCGTCACGTAAAAAGATTGCAGAACTACTGCATTGCTCACCCGGTGAAATCATTTTCACTTCGGGTGGTACCGAAGCCGACAATGCTATCCTGACCTGTGCTGCGGAAACCTATAACATCAAACACATCATTTCATCCCCCATCGAACATCATGCGGTAACGCACACGCTTGAAAACCTGGCCAGCCATGGCAAGGCCGAACTGCACATGGTGAAGCTCGATGAAAAAGGCCACGTTGACATGAGTGACCTGGAAGCCTTATTGAAAAAATATCCGAATGCCATGGTGTCGTTGATGCATGCGAATAATGAAATCGGCAACCTGTTGGATATAAATCGTGTTGGAGAATTGTGCGAAACTTACGGTGCATTTTTTCATTCCGATACGGTACAAACCGTGGGGCACTATCATCATGATATGCGTTCATTAAAAGTGTGTGGCATGACAGCCGGTGCGCATAAGTTTCATGGCCCGAAAGGTGCAGGTTTCATGTACATCCGTAAAGACAAAAAAATTCATTCGTTTATTCATGGTGGTGCGCAGGAACGCAACATGCGTGGCGGAACCGAAAATGTATACGGCATTATCGGTTTGGCGAAGGCATTGGAAATTGCTTACCGCGAAATGGATGAGCATATGAAGCACATCACCGCGTTGAAGTCGCGCATGATTAAAAAGCTGAAAGAAAATATTCCGGGTGTGCTCTTCAATGGTGATTCTGATAACCTGGAGAGAAGTTTATACACCGTGCTGAACGTAAGTTTACCCGAGACAGACGACAGCAGCCTCTTGTTGTTTAACCTTGACCTGCAAGGTGTTTCGGCTTCAGGTGGCAGTGCGTGTTCCAGCGGAGCCACTACGGGTTCCCATGTGTTGGCGGCATTATATCCGCAATCAAAACGTGCAGCTGTTCGCTTTTCTTTCAGTAAATACAATACAGCAGAAGAAATTGACTTTGCCGTTGAGAAACTTGCTGAACTCTACAACGTAGAAGCCTGATTACTGCATGGCGTAAACGTTGCTTCCAAAACGTTTGATAATTTCCTGTTCCAGCGCCTCCCGATGATCGGGGTGTGCAATGCGCATGAGTTCGTATGCCCGCTGACGCAAATTCTTTCCGTACAGGTATGCTACTCCATATTCCGTTACCACGTAATGCATGTGTGCGCGTGTGGTTACCACGCCTGCACCTTGCTTCAGGTAAGGAACAATTTTGGAGGTGCCTTTTTTAGTGGCTGAACCTAAGGCAATAATCGGTTTACCACCTTCTGAAAGCGAAGCACCCCGGATGAAATCCATTTGTCCGCCTACACCTGAGTATTGATATGTTCCAATTGAATCGGCACACACCTGGCCGGTGATGTCAATTTCAATGGCACTATTAATGGCCACCACTTTCGGGTTGGTGCGGATGATTCTTCCATCGTTCACATATTCGGCTTCAAGAAAAGCAAATTGCGGATTGTCATCCACAAACGAATATAGGTCACGGTTGCCAATCATAAACGAGGTAACCGTTTTGCCGCGGTGTTTCTTTTTGTACTTGTTGGTGATCACGCCACGCTTTACCAGATCCATTACTCCATTTGAAAACATTTCGGTGTGAATGCCAAGGTCTTTGCAATGTGTTAAGCTTTGCAATACCGCATCGGGTATGGCACCAATGCCCATTTGCAGCGTGCTTCGATCTTCCACCAGTTCGGCTGCATATTTTCCAATCGTTCTGTCGCACTCGGTAATCGAATCGGCATAATTTACTTCGGGCAGGTTGTCATCGGTTTCAACCAGCGCATGAATCTGATGAATATCGATAAAGCCATCGCCATGCGTGCGGGGCATTTTCGGGTTTACCTGCGCAATGATGTATTTGGCATGTTTGGCGGCTGCACGAGCCACATCAACTGAAACTCCCAAAGAACATAAACCATGTTTATCAGGTGGTGAAATGTGCAACAGGGCAACATCAATCGGAAGAAGACCTTTCTCAAAAAGTTTGGAAATCTCGCTAAGGAAGATGGGAATATAATTTCCGCGACCTTCATTGATGGCACCCCGGATGTTGGACGAAACAAACAGGGAATTGATGTAGAAACTTTCAGCGTATTCGGGCTTGGCCAATTCCAATTCTCCTAATGTGCTAACGGCTATCAGTTCAACATTTTTTAATTCGTGTGCCCGTTTGGCAAGGGCTTTTAACAGGAACTGGGGTGTGGCTGCGCTGCCATGCACAAACACACGGTTTCCGGATTGAATGGCTTTAACGGCTTCGCGGGCTGAGACTATCTTGGGGTACATAACAAAACATTTATTGATCAGCACAAATAACTATACAAGTTAACACCCTGAGGATGATTTACGTCAGGTAATTCTCTAATTTTAGTCGCGATGAGTTATTCGGTATCGTTTGCGGGATCAGGAAATCTGGCGTGGCATCTGGCGCCTGCGCTGGACAATGCCGGCTATGCCGTGCGTGAAGTGTACAGCCGAAATCCGGCACACGCGGAAGCATTGGTGCAACGGTTGTATGAAGCGGAAGTAAAAGCTACGTTGGATTTTTCCACGAGTCCTTCCCGTATTTTTATCATTGCCGTTTCGGATGATGCCATTGAAGACATCGCGCGTGAAATCATTTTACCCGATGAAGCTATTCTCTTACACACTTCGGGCAGTCAGCCTTTAAGTCGGTTGGGTTACGCAGCCACACCCGACACTGGCGTGTTTTATCCGTTGCAGACCTTCAGTAAAAACCGCAAAGTTGACTTCAAAGACATTCCTGTTTTTGTGGAGAGTGAATCGGATGACGTGGAGCGCATCTTGTTGAAAATGGGGGAGGCCATCAGCAAGCATGTGCACACCATTGATTCTCCATCGCGCAAAGCCTTGCATGTGGCCGCTGTGTTTGCCTCCAATTTCACCAACCACATGCTGCGACTTTCAAACGACATTGCTGAGCAACACGACCTGGATTTCGATTGGCTAAAACCCT contains these protein-coding regions:
- a CDS encoding DUF2520 domain-containing protein; protein product: MSYSVSFAGSGNLAWHLAPALDNAGYAVREVYSRNPAHAEALVQRLYEAEVKATLDFSTSPSRIFIIAVSDDAIEDIAREIILPDEAILLHTSGSQPLSRLGYAATPDTGVFYPLQTFSKNRKVDFKDIPVFVESESDDVERILLKMGEAISKHVHTIDSPSRKALHVAAVFASNFTNHMLRLSNDIAEQHDLDFDWLKPLIAETINKSLSIGPAQAQTGPARRGDFETLDNHLQFLADDPKLAELYRMISQHIVDRYYDDKD
- a CDS encoding acetyl-CoA hydrolase/transferase C-terminal domain-containing protein; the encoded protein is MYPKIVSAREAVKAIQSGNRVFVHGSAATPQFLLKALAKRAHELKNVELIAVSTLGELELAKPEYAESFYINSLFVSSNIRGAINEGRGNYIPIFLSEISKLFEKGLLPIDVALLHISPPDKHGLCSLGVSVDVARAAAKHAKYIIAQVNPKMPRTHGDGFIDIHQIHALVETDDNLPEVNYADSITECDRTIGKYAAELVEDRSTLQMGIGAIPDAVLQSLTHCKDLGIHTEMFSNGVMDLVKRGVITNKYKKKHRGKTVTSFMIGNRDLYSFVDDNPQFAFLEAEYVNDGRIIRTNPKVVAINSAIEIDITGQVCADSIGTYQYSGVGGQMDFIRGASLSEGGKPIIALGSATKKGTSKIVPYLKQGAGVVTTRAHMHYVVTEYGVAYLYGKNLRQRAYELMRIAHPDHREALEQEIIKRFGSNVYAMQ
- a CDS encoding cysteine desulfurase family protein; translated protein: MRIYLDNAATTPLDPEVFEAMKPFMLEDFGNPSSTHAHGRKVRAAIESSRKKIAELLHCSPGEIIFTSGGTEADNAILTCAAETYNIKHIISSPIEHHAVTHTLENLASHGKAELHMVKLDEKGHVDMSDLEALLKKYPNAMVSLMHANNEIGNLLDINRVGELCETYGAFFHSDTVQTVGHYHHDMRSLKVCGMTAGAHKFHGPKGAGFMYIRKDKKIHSFIHGGAQERNMRGGTENVYGIIGLAKALEIAYREMDEHMKHITALKSRMIKKLKENIPGVLFNGDSDNLERSLYTVLNVSLPETDDSSLLLFNLDLQGVSASGGSACSSGATTGSHVLAALYPQSKRAAVRFSFSKYNTAEEIDFAVEKLAELYNVEA